The following are encoded in a window of Sphaerisporangium siamense genomic DNA:
- a CDS encoding CHAT domain-containing tetratricopeptide repeat protein: MAERDDLLHALWESVRRIATGDLSPALEEAAFLQVGRAQIIGDDGAIDLEVAHLLGWLHWCRYWASPEDSHLEAAVGMLTPSFVYGIDAVPEPLLPALADKAAPIATEMLQQVLDSADNAPLSNVVELWQRIVRHTPTGHPGRTTMLSNLAIALQVRFERTGVPDDLEQAIEAGREAVQATPTGHPGRAAMLSNLATVLRLQFERIGVPGDLEEAIEAGREALQATPTDHPHRAGRLSELGNALHVRFERIGVMDDLEEAIEAGRKAVQATPTGHPDRAAMLSNLGGALRLRFDRTGLMANLEEAIEASREVLRATVAGHPYHAGRLSNLGIALQARFRRTGLMADLEEAIEAGREALRVAPAGHPDRVTMLSNLAIALQVRFERIGVMADLEEAIEAGREALRAAPAGHLYRATMLSNLGGALQARFRRTEVMADLEQAIEAGREAVRITPTGQPDHAGRLSNLGNALRVRFGLTGAMADLDEAIIAFGEAVQATPAGHPYQAGYLSNLGIALRVRFERTGVVADLERAIETGGEAVRAAPAGHPDRATILSSLGNALQARYQHTRLQSDLDAALSAYAGAAEIDSAPPSTRILAARLAASLCARSCPGRAAALLEEAVRLLPQVAPRRLERSDQQHAIGTFAGLAADAAALALDDPSQPAQRRATRALGLLEAARAVLLSEALHTRSDLTDLRERHPELATRFVELREMLDRPTGASAPALMTAAAEDDTAPYRQTRHDRRHLAEEFATLLDHIRTLEGFASFALPPTTEQLLAQTESGPVVVLNTGHRSDALLLTPGGITTLELPALTHAIVVGQINTFHQALHITTNPDSTRAERIGAQDTIRGILGWLWDATAEPILRELGHHQPPAAGQPWPRVWWAPGGLLSLLPIHAAGHHTDPPGPGRRTVMDRVISSYTPTVGALRHARRRSAAHPGPAHRGLIVAMPTTPGLPDQGRLPNVPAEAATVRAHLPHSTLLAEPDDVTPADSSQAPTFANVLAHLPACTIAHFACHGHSDPADPSASRLLLHDHQTTPLTIAALAPISLDQARLAYLSACSTALIAATTLLDEATQLTTAFQLAGFPHVIGTLWPIDDDIAVTIADAFYTHLTTSDGTLDPALAACALHHAVRSARDEYPATPSLWAAYIHAGA, translated from the coding sequence GTGGCGGAACGAGACGATCTTCTACACGCCTTATGGGAAAGCGTGCGCCGGATCGCCACGGGAGATCTGTCGCCGGCATTGGAAGAGGCCGCGTTCCTTCAAGTCGGACGTGCCCAGATCATTGGCGATGACGGTGCGATCGATCTGGAGGTGGCGCACCTGCTCGGCTGGCTGCACTGGTGTCGCTATTGGGCCTCACCTGAAGATTCCCACCTGGAAGCCGCAGTCGGCATGTTGACTCCCTCCTTCGTCTACGGCATCGATGCCGTGCCCGAACCGCTGCTTCCCGCCCTGGCCGATAAGGCGGCCCCTATCGCGACGGAGATGCTCCAGCAGGTACTCGACTCGGCCGATAACGCACCTTTGTCGAACGTGGTCGAGCTATGGCAACGCATCGTTCGGCACACCCCCACCGGCCACCCCGGCCGCACCACGATGCTGTCCAACCTGGCCATCGCGCTGCAGGTCCGGTTCGAGCGCACCGGGGTACCGGACGACCTGGAACAGGCGATCGAAGCAGGCCGGGAAGCAGTACAGGCCACCCCCACCGGCCACCCCGGCCGCGCCGCGATGCTGTCCAACCTGGCCACTGTGCTGCGGCTCCAGTTCGAGCGCATCGGAGTACCGGGCGACCTGGAGGAGGCGATCGAAGCAGGCCGGGAAGCGCTGCAGGCCACCCCCACCGACCACCCCCACCGCGCCGGACGCCTGTCTGAACTGGGGAACGCGCTGCACGTCCGGTTCGAGCGCATCGGCGTGATGGACGACCTGGAAGAGGCGATCGAGGCAGGCCGGAAAGCGGTACAGGCCACCCCCACGGGCCATCCCGATCGCGCCGCGATGCTGTCCAACCTGGGGGGCGCGCTGCGGCTCCGATTCGATCGCACCGGGCTGATGGCCAATCTGGAGGAGGCGATCGAGGCAAGCCGCGAGGTGCTGCGTGCCACCGTCGCCGGCCACCCCTACCACGCCGGACGTCTGTCCAACCTGGGGATCGCCCTGCAGGCCCGGTTCCGGCGCACCGGGCTGATGGCCGACCTGGAAGAGGCGATCGAAGCAGGCCGCGAGGCGCTGCGGGTCGCTCCCGCCGGCCATCCCGACCGCGTCACGATGCTGTCCAACCTGGCCATCGCCCTGCAGGTCCGGTTCGAGCGCATCGGCGTGATGGCCGACCTGGAAGAGGCGATCGAGGCCGGCCGCGAGGCGCTGCGGGCCGCTCCCGCCGGCCACCTGTACCGCGCCACGATGCTGTCCAATCTGGGGGGCGCGCTGCAGGCCCGGTTCAGGCGCACCGAAGTGATGGCCGATCTTGAGCAGGCGATCGAAGCCGGCCGGGAGGCGGTGCGGATCACCCCGACCGGCCAGCCGGACCACGCCGGACGCCTGTCCAACCTGGGCAACGCGCTGCGGGTCCGGTTCGGACTCACCGGAGCGATGGCCGATCTCGATGAGGCGATCATCGCGTTCGGTGAGGCCGTGCAGGCCACCCCGGCCGGCCACCCCTACCAGGCTGGGTACCTGTCCAATCTAGGGATCGCCCTGCGGGTGCGGTTCGAGCGCACCGGAGTGGTGGCCGATCTGGAGAGGGCGATCGAGACAGGTGGGGAGGCGGTACGGGCCGCTCCCGCCGGGCACCCCGACCGCGCCACGATACTGTCCAGCCTGGGCAACGCGCTGCAGGCCCGGTATCAGCACACGCGCCTACAGAGTGATCTTGATGCGGCACTGTCGGCTTACGCCGGTGCGGCCGAAATCGATTCGGCTCCGCCATCGACCCGAATCCTCGCGGCCCGCCTGGCCGCTTCCCTCTGCGCACGCTCGTGTCCCGGGCGGGCTGCCGCCCTGTTGGAGGAGGCGGTGCGGCTGCTGCCGCAAGTCGCCCCGCGGCGGCTGGAGCGCTCCGACCAGCAGCATGCCATCGGCACCTTCGCCGGGCTCGCCGCCGATGCCGCCGCCCTGGCCCTGGACGACCCGAGCCAGCCTGCTCAGCGGCGGGCCACGCGGGCGTTAGGGCTGCTCGAAGCCGCCCGGGCGGTCCTGCTCAGCGAAGCCCTTCACACCCGTAGCGACCTGACCGATCTGCGCGAACGCCACCCCGAACTCGCCACGCGGTTCGTCGAACTACGAGAGATGTTGGACCGGCCGACCGGCGCGTCGGCTCCGGCCCTCATGACCGCCGCGGCGGAAGATGACACCGCTCCCTATCGGCAGACGAGACATGATCGGCGCCACCTGGCCGAGGAGTTCGCCACCCTGCTGGACCACATCCGCACCTTGGAGGGCTTCGCCTCCTTCGCCCTTCCCCCCACCACCGAGCAACTGCTGGCGCAGACCGAATCCGGCCCCGTCGTGGTGCTCAATACCGGCCACCGTAGCGACGCCCTGCTCCTCACCCCAGGTGGCATCACCACGCTCGAACTACCCGCCCTTACCCACGCCATCGTGGTCGGCCAGATCAACACCTTCCACCAAGCGCTGCACATCACCACCAACCCCGACAGCACCCGCGCCGAGCGAATCGGCGCCCAGGACACGATCCGAGGCATCCTTGGCTGGCTGTGGGACGCCACCGCCGAACCCATCCTGCGTGAACTGGGCCATCACCAGCCGCCCGCGGCAGGTCAGCCGTGGCCGCGGGTGTGGTGGGCACCAGGCGGCCTGCTGAGCCTGCTGCCCATCCATGCCGCCGGCCACCACACCGATCCACCCGGGCCAGGACGGCGCACGGTGATGGATCGGGTCATCTCTTCCTACACCCCGACCGTCGGCGCCCTGCGCCACGCCCGCCGGCGCAGCGCCGCCCATCCCGGGCCGGCGCACCGGGGGTTGATCGTGGCGATGCCCACCACCCCTGGCCTGCCCGATCAGGGCCGACTGCCGAACGTGCCCGCCGAAGCCGCCACGGTGCGCGCCCACCTGCCCCACTCGACGCTGCTGGCCGAACCCGACGACGTCACACCCGCCGACTCCAGCCAGGCGCCCACCTTCGCCAACGTGCTGGCCCATCTGCCCGCCTGCACGATCGCGCACTTCGCCTGCCACGGTCACAGCGATCCCGCCGACCCCTCAGCGAGCCGGTTGCTGCTGCACGACCACCAGACCACACCACTGACCATCGCCGCCCTGGCCCCCATCTCTCTGGACCAGGCGCGCCTGGCCTACCTGTCGGCCTGCAGCACCGCTCTCATCGCCGCCACCACGTTGCTGGATGAGGCCACCCAACTGACCACAGCTTTTCAGCTCGCCGGATTCCCCCACGTCATCGGCACCCTGTGGCCTATCGACGACGATATCGCCGTCACCATCGCCGATGCCTTCTACACCCACCTGACCACCAGCGACGGCACCCTGGATCCCGCGCTGGCGGCCTGCGCTCTGCACCACGCCGTTCGCTCCGCCCGGGATGAATACCCCGCCACCCCGTCCCTGTGGGCCGCCTACATCCACGCCGGTGCCTGA
- a CDS encoding helix-turn-helix domain-containing protein codes for MRTSPAAECKDCRVDGRDTDIGSRLRRLRESRGISLSALARSAGIGKATLSGLELGTRNPTLETLYAVAGALGVPLTALVLEPGAPPSEAVPVPGSAVTATLLEVWEEPTATFELLRMRVRPGLVQHSPPHAPGVTEHITVYTGVLRAGPADAPLLAAPGEHISWQADVPHIYSTVGPDEALATLLIRSPRQT; via the coding sequence GTGCGGACAAGCCCGGCGGCGGAATGCAAGGATTGCCGGGTGGACGGCCGTGACACGGATATCGGGAGCCGGCTGCGGCGATTGCGGGAGTCCCGCGGCATCTCCCTGTCGGCGCTGGCCCGCAGCGCCGGCATCGGCAAGGCCACCCTGTCCGGCCTGGAACTGGGCACCCGCAACCCGACCCTGGAGACGCTCTACGCGGTGGCAGGAGCCTTGGGCGTACCGTTGACGGCATTGGTTCTGGAGCCGGGCGCACCGCCCTCAGAGGCCGTCCCCGTGCCCGGCTCCGCCGTAACGGCCACACTGCTGGAGGTCTGGGAGGAGCCGACCGCGACATTCGAGTTGCTGCGCATGCGCGTCCGCCCCGGCCTCGTGCAGCACTCGCCACCCCACGCCCCCGGCGTGACCGAACACATCACGGTCTACACGGGCGTGCTGCGTGCCGGCCCGGCCGACGCCCCCCTGCTGGCCGCGCCGGGCGAGCACATCTCCTGGCAGGCCGACGTCCCACACATCTACAGCACTGTCGGCCCAGACGAAGCACTGGCCACCCTGCTGATCCGCTCCCCCCGACAGACCTGA
- a CDS encoding sporulation protein yields the protein MVFKRLLGTFGVGAPSVDTVLADSRVRPGGVLRGEVRLDGGEFDAEIEHVTLGLVAGVEVEHGEAEQAGLGEFHRVSVSGPFTLHKGEDKAIPFEIPLSWELPVSEVGGHPLTGMALGVRTELAIAKAVDKGDLDPFTVEPLPSQVAILQAIIDLGFRFKSADLEAGRLFGVEQELPFYQEIEFYPSARHAGLVNEIELTFVASPEGLEVILEADKSAGRFSGDAIGRFRIGHEEALRTDWAGELDRWLTGLAEHGEYGRPGQYGEAGPYEAYGHDGHPGGYGDQEHHRGGPGWGTVAAAGAAGVVGGIVAGEVVEEIFEDDEEN from the coding sequence GTGGTCTTCAAACGGCTGCTGGGCACCTTCGGTGTGGGGGCGCCTTCGGTGGACACCGTTCTGGCCGATTCGCGGGTTCGGCCGGGCGGGGTGTTGAGGGGGGAGGTGCGGCTCGACGGGGGCGAGTTCGACGCCGAGATCGAGCACGTCACCCTCGGGCTGGTCGCGGGGGTGGAGGTGGAGCACGGCGAGGCGGAGCAGGCCGGGCTCGGGGAGTTCCATCGGGTTTCGGTGTCGGGGCCGTTCACGCTGCACAAGGGAGAGGACAAGGCGATCCCCTTCGAGATCCCGCTGTCCTGGGAGCTGCCCGTCAGCGAGGTCGGAGGGCATCCTCTGACCGGTATGGCCCTCGGCGTGCGCACGGAGCTCGCGATCGCCAAGGCCGTGGACAAGGGCGATCTGGACCCGTTCACCGTCGAGCCGCTGCCCTCCCAGGTCGCCATTCTGCAGGCGATCATCGACCTCGGCTTCCGGTTCAAGTCCGCGGACCTGGAGGCCGGGCGGCTGTTCGGGGTGGAGCAGGAGCTGCCGTTCTACCAGGAGATCGAGTTCTACCCGTCCGCGCGGCACGCGGGGCTGGTGAACGAGATCGAGCTGACCTTCGTGGCCTCCCCGGAGGGGCTGGAGGTCATCCTGGAGGCCGACAAGAGCGCCGGGCGGTTCTCGGGCGACGCCATCGGCCGTTTCCGGATCGGACACGAGGAGGCGCTGCGGACCGACTGGGCCGGCGAGCTGGACCGGTGGCTGACCGGGCTCGCCGAGCACGGAGAGTACGGCCGGCCCGGACAGTACGGCGAGGCGGGGCCGTATGAGGCGTACGGCCACGACGGGCACCCGGGCGGGTACGGCGACCAGGAGCACCACCGCGGCGGGCCGGGCTGGGGGACGGTGGCGGCGGCGGGGGCCGCGGGAGTGGTCGGGGGCATCGTCGCCGGCGAGGTGGTCGAGGAGATCTTCGAGGATGACGAGGAAAACTAG
- a CDS encoding tetratricopeptide repeat protein — MPVQGRHPARRPHLRLTGARRADRLRRAAEETGEHAVVCVCHRRLRGPYTGADTALRALLPDAYARWPELVDHHRVELLYGIPELAEIVGPAPQQLAFTGPFEQRTRFYGAHMIRCMNQGIVTFLAEYARRVADAGGAPPCLVFEDVHAAEHTTQELVALLLRRCDPGTLRVVVSGADEELLPELAEALAHHADTVHVAEPHPDAEDRRTAEELVRAYVTADGTSDDPAEIAAYAAAEQAFVRELHDLRADELTPGASSGTKMGAIPYHRERGADPGGRGREALTDALRVSAVIGFSTATLDFGHRGRAVTDPSAHPDDFRRFTALAANALVPLNRLEESHELCMDLRRRFTDPNAHMISSYGIAMLYTRFYSPRDHETALAWQNNAVAIAALLPDPKERLLRQVFNDNALALIEMHRGNLHHALDLVRTGMERLDAALDPDEWVVHRSQLLYNRTRLLAALGRHDEAYAGFTTLIEMDPYYTDYLSERAKLARKRGDIAAALADYDRAVVMAPPFPELYYNRATARLEVGDVEGALADLGYVLEMEPQDMPTRLRRAELHLDGGDLDAAEADVAAGLALRPSDPDLLCMQGTIALERGDDEEAVRRLDAAIAAQPEYAGALVNRAVARFRLGRPSDAADDLTRALDIVGDHPDVLLNRGLAHEAAGRPGPALADFEAALALPGADTAELTAARDRCLALLAGV; from the coding sequence ATGCCAGTCCAGGGCCGTCACCCGGCTCGCCGGCCCCACCTGAGGCTCACCGGGGCCCGCCGCGCCGACCGGCTGCGCCGCGCCGCCGAGGAGACCGGCGAGCACGCCGTCGTCTGCGTGTGCCACCGTCGGCTGCGCGGCCCCTACACCGGAGCCGACACGGCGCTGCGCGCCCTGCTGCCCGACGCCTACGCCCGGTGGCCCGAGCTGGTCGACCATCACCGGGTCGAGCTCCTGTACGGCATCCCGGAGCTCGCCGAGATCGTCGGGCCCGCGCCCCAGCAGCTCGCCTTCACCGGCCCCTTCGAGCAGCGGACCCGCTTCTACGGCGCCCACATGATCCGCTGCATGAACCAGGGCATCGTGACGTTCCTGGCCGAGTACGCGCGACGGGTGGCCGACGCGGGCGGCGCGCCGCCGTGCCTGGTGTTCGAGGACGTCCACGCGGCCGAGCACACGACCCAGGAGCTCGTCGCGCTGCTCCTGCGCAGGTGCGACCCCGGCACGCTGCGGGTCGTGGTCTCCGGCGCGGACGAGGAGCTGCTGCCGGAGCTGGCCGAGGCGCTGGCGCACCACGCCGACACCGTCCACGTGGCCGAGCCGCACCCGGACGCCGAAGACCGGCGAACGGCCGAGGAGCTGGTCAGGGCCTACGTCACCGCCGACGGCACCAGCGACGACCCCGCCGAGATCGCCGCCTACGCCGCCGCGGAGCAGGCGTTCGTCCGCGAACTGCACGACCTGCGCGCCGACGAGCTGACGCCGGGCGCGAGCTCGGGGACCAAGATGGGCGCGATCCCGTACCACCGGGAACGCGGCGCGGACCCGGGCGGCCGCGGGCGCGAGGCGCTCACCGACGCCCTGCGGGTCAGCGCCGTCATCGGCTTCTCCACCGCCACCCTCGACTTCGGGCATCGTGGCCGGGCGGTCACCGATCCGTCCGCCCACCCCGACGACTTCCGCCGGTTCACCGCCTTGGCCGCCAACGCGCTCGTGCCGCTCAACCGCCTGGAGGAGTCGCACGAGCTCTGCATGGATCTGCGCAGGCGGTTCACCGACCCCAACGCCCACATGATCAGCAGCTACGGCATCGCCATGCTGTACACCCGCTTCTACTCGCCGCGCGACCACGAGACCGCGCTGGCCTGGCAGAACAACGCGGTGGCGATCGCCGCCCTGCTCCCCGACCCCAAGGAACGCCTGCTGCGCCAGGTCTTCAACGACAACGCGCTGGCCCTCATCGAGATGCACCGCGGCAACCTGCACCACGCCCTCGACCTGGTCCGCACGGGCATGGAGAGGCTGGACGCCGCGCTCGACCCCGACGAGTGGGTGGTGCACCGCTCGCAGCTCCTCTACAACCGCACCCGCCTGCTGGCCGCGCTCGGCCGCCACGACGAGGCCTACGCCGGCTTCACCACGCTCATCGAGATGGACCCGTACTACACCGACTACCTCAGCGAACGCGCCAAGCTCGCCCGCAAGCGGGGGGACATCGCCGCCGCGCTCGCCGACTACGACCGCGCCGTCGTCATGGCCCCGCCCTTCCCCGAGCTGTACTACAACCGGGCGACCGCGCGGCTGGAGGTGGGCGACGTCGAGGGCGCGCTGGCCGACCTCGGCTACGTGCTGGAGATGGAGCCGCAGGACATGCCCACCCGGCTGCGGCGCGCGGAGCTGCACCTGGACGGCGGCGACCTGGACGCGGCCGAGGCCGATGTGGCGGCGGGCCTCGCGCTGCGGCCCTCCGACCCGGACCTGCTGTGCATGCAGGGCACGATCGCCCTCGAACGCGGCGACGACGAGGAGGCCGTCCGCCGGCTGGACGCCGCGATCGCCGCCCAGCCCGAATACGCGGGGGCGCTCGTCAACCGGGCGGTGGCCCGCTTCCGCCTCGGCAGGCCCTCGGACGCGGCGGACGACCTGACCCGCGCGCTCGACATCGTCGGCGACCACCCGGACGTGCTGCTCAACCGCGGCCTCGCCCACGAGGCGGCCGGGCGTCCCGGCCCGGCGCTGGCGGACTTCGAGGCCGCGCTCGCGCTGCCCGGCGCCGACACCGCCGAGCTGACCGCCGCGCGGGACCGGTGCCTGGCGCTGCTGGCCGGTGTCTGA
- a CDS encoding benzoate/H(+) symporter BenE family transporter, with protein MRVQAVMSGLVSAVVGYASSFTVVLAGLRAVGATPGQAASGLLALCCGIGAAAVFLGLRYRMPISIAWSTPGAALLVATGPVPGGFPAAVGAFIVCAGLMVLAGLSPWPARAIAAIPRPIAGAMLAGVILSLCTAPVRAVVDIPLLAVPVILTWAVLQRYLRQWAVPGALVAAVIAIAVHGPGGGLSGAALRPAVELTTPTLNPSVVVSIAIPLFLVTMAAQNVPGMAVMATYGYTPPLRPVLVVTGLASAAAAPFGGHAVNLAAITAALTAGPDTHPDPGRRWIATVALGTGQLTLGLGAGLAMALVLLSPPVLVIAVAGLALLPALGSSLAGAVTEPEGREAAVVTFVVTASGMTILSIGAAFWGLVAGGLTALLLHRRPPLERQSSSTAETGVERRVHHAGRRPS; from the coding sequence GTGCGGGTACAGGCCGTCATGTCGGGGCTGGTCAGCGCGGTGGTCGGCTACGCCAGTTCGTTCACCGTCGTGCTCGCCGGGCTGCGTGCCGTCGGGGCGACGCCGGGGCAGGCCGCGTCCGGGCTGCTCGCCCTGTGCTGCGGTATCGGGGCGGCGGCGGTCTTCCTTGGGCTGCGGTACCGCATGCCGATCAGCATCGCCTGGTCCACTCCTGGCGCGGCGCTGCTGGTGGCGACCGGTCCCGTGCCCGGGGGCTTCCCGGCCGCGGTCGGCGCGTTCATCGTCTGCGCCGGGCTCATGGTCCTCGCGGGTCTGTCGCCCTGGCCGGCCCGGGCGATCGCAGCCATCCCGCGTCCGATCGCCGGTGCCATGCTGGCGGGCGTCATCCTCAGCCTGTGCACCGCACCGGTCCGCGCCGTCGTCGACATCCCCCTGTTGGCCGTGCCCGTCATCCTGACCTGGGCGGTGTTGCAGCGGTACCTGCGGCAGTGGGCCGTTCCGGGTGCGCTCGTCGCGGCGGTCATCGCCATCGCGGTGCACGGGCCCGGCGGCGGCCTGTCCGGCGCGGCGCTGCGGCCCGCGGTCGAGCTGACCACCCCGACGCTGAACCCGTCCGTAGTGGTGAGCATCGCCATCCCGCTGTTTCTCGTCACCATGGCCGCGCAGAACGTCCCCGGTATGGCGGTCATGGCGACATACGGGTACACGCCGCCCCTGCGCCCGGTCCTCGTCGTGACCGGCCTGGCGAGCGCGGCGGCGGCGCCGTTCGGCGGTCACGCCGTCAACCTGGCCGCGATCACCGCAGCGCTGACCGCCGGTCCGGACACTCACCCTGACCCTGGGCGCCGGTGGATCGCGACGGTGGCCCTCGGCACCGGGCAGCTGACCCTTGGCCTCGGAGCCGGCCTGGCCATGGCTCTGGTGCTGCTATCCCCACCCGTGCTGGTCATCGCGGTGGCCGGCCTCGCCTTGCTGCCGGCGCTCGGCTCGTCGCTGGCCGGCGCGGTGACCGAGCCGGAGGGACGGGAGGCCGCGGTGGTCACTTTCGTGGTCACCGCGTCGGGGATGACGATCCTGAGCATCGGCGCGGCGTTCTGGGGCCTGGTCGCGGGCGGCCTGACCGCACTCCTGCTGCACAGACGACCACCGTTGGAACGGCAATCGTCGTCCACTGCGGAAACCGGGGTGGAACGCCGGGTTCATCACGCAGGTCGAAGACCATCTTGA
- a CDS encoding helix-turn-helix transcriptional regulator — protein MLTERGPEGKSSADRVRADERVLAALGGPVAADTLRLLWTASLGDATLALELVRGGLECGALERQNQTWRWGGRPGAAARRLAELIESRAEELTGAQLTALETLIKPLAEPLAAISRVRSSHAAEVRLTPREHDVLSLLSAGLSATAIARRLRLSPRTVTKHQERLYRKLGVCDRVNAVLLAQRLGLVSAPS, from the coding sequence ATGCTGACGGAACGGGGTCCTGAAGGTAAGTCGTCCGCCGATCGGGTGCGGGCCGACGAGCGTGTGCTGGCGGCGCTCGGCGGCCCGGTGGCGGCCGACACCTTGCGCCTGCTGTGGACGGCCTCGCTCGGGGACGCCACCTTGGCGCTCGAACTCGTGCGGGGCGGGCTGGAGTGCGGGGCGCTGGAGCGCCAGAACCAGACGTGGCGCTGGGGCGGCAGGCCCGGGGCGGCGGCGCGGCGACTGGCCGAGCTGATCGAGTCACGGGCCGAAGAGCTGACCGGCGCACAGCTCACGGCCCTGGAAACATTGATCAAGCCGCTCGCGGAACCGCTGGCGGCGATCAGCCGGGTGCGGTCGTCCCACGCCGCGGAGGTCCGGCTCACGCCCCGGGAGCACGACGTGCTGTCCCTGCTGTCCGCGGGGCTGAGCGCGACCGCGATCGCCCGCCGGCTGCGGCTGTCGCCGCGTACGGTCACCAAGCACCAGGAGCGGCTGTACCGCAAGCTGGGCGTCTGCGACCGGGTCAACGCCGTCCTGCTCGCGCAGCGGCTCGGCCTGGTCAGCGCGCCTTCGTGA
- a CDS encoding flavin reductase family protein — protein MPLSADGFRDALATVPTAVSVAATVDGHGLPRVVTIGSLCSLSLDPPLVLFCLARDGASHQVFCAADRFAVTVLAEDQADVARRCAGRRSARFSAPLALLDGLPVVPDALAYLLCSSHALVAGGDHTIVIGRVERAEVHPGRPLLYHRRDFHTLAPPEPTGMPVGSAAGFTKAR, from the coding sequence ATGCCCCTGTCGGCGGACGGCTTCCGTGACGCGCTGGCGACGGTGCCCACCGCGGTGTCGGTGGCCGCGACCGTCGACGGGCACGGCCTGCCGCGCGTGGTGACGATCGGGTCGCTGTGCTCGCTGTCGCTCGACCCGCCGCTGGTGCTGTTCTGCCTGGCCCGCGACGGCGCGTCCCACCAGGTGTTCTGCGCGGCGGACAGGTTCGCCGTCACCGTCCTGGCCGAGGACCAGGCGGACGTCGCCCGGCGCTGCGCCGGACGCCGCTCCGCCCGGTTCTCGGCCCCGCTCGCGCTCCTGGACGGCCTGCCGGTCGTGCCGGACGCGCTGGCGTACCTGCTCTGCTCGTCCCACGCGCTGGTCGCGGGCGGTGACCACACCATCGTCATCGGACGGGTCGAGCGCGCCGAGGTGCATCCCGGCAGGCCCTTGCTCTACCACCGGCGCGACTTCCACACCCTGGCGCCGCCGGAGCCCACCGGCATGCCGGTGGGCTCCGCGGCGGGGTTCACGAAGGCGCGCTGA